In Anthocerotibacter panamensis C109, the sequence TGCAGTACCCCAGAGGCCAGCGAACCTCCAATGGAGAAGGCAAAGCGGTAATTACTCAGACTCGTGCGCTCGTCGTAGTTGTCGGTGAGTTCGGGGGTCAAAGCGGTATAAGGCAGGTTGACTGCTGTATAGAAACTGTTGAAAAGAACCGCCACCACAAGGTAGTACCAAAAGAGCGCATTCTGGTCCCCTGGAAAGGGCACAAACCATTGGGCGAAAAACGCAAGCCCAAAAGGAATCGCCCCCAATAAAATCCAAGGTCGTCTGCGCCCCCAACGGGACCGGGTCCGGTCGGTGAGTACCCCCACTATCGGGTCGTTGATGGCATCCCAGATCTTGCTCAGAGCAAGGATACTCCCTGCCAATCCCGCCGCTAGCCCCGCCACATTCGTAAAAAAGGGCAACAGAAAAAATACTAGGATATTGGCGGTGATCGCCGGTCCGAGGTCTCCAGCTCCATAGGCCAGTTTTTGGCTCAGACTCAGGCGCGGCGGAGTCTTGGAAGTATCAGTCATAGACAGTCCCGGCAGAGGTACGCAACTATCGTACAGGGGGTGGATACTCCATGGGGACAACCGATGCCACTTCAGGGGGTGTCCAAATGCTTGGGAAACGTGCAGCAGGGGCTTCCATCTCGGCTAAGGCTATGCCAATATTAAAGACTGGGTTAGCGGCGGTGTAGCCAAGTGGTAAGGCAGGGGCCTGCAAAGCCTTCACCCCCAGTTCGAATCTGGGCACCGCCTTGAATCTTTCCAATGGGTCTGTCGCTGCTGGGTCTGTCGCTGCAATGTTTTCGAGTTATCAGATAAGATAAAAATACTTCGTGACGAGTTGAGGTTATGAAACTAGCTGGATGGAAACTGGAAGACAAAGGCAAACGTAAAGGACAAGCCACACCGCAGCGGGCACGACAGTACAAGAAAAAGATACAAGCCCTACGCAAACGGCTCGAAGCCAAGGGTAAAGAGGCCAAAAGGCCGGGTTTCAGACCCGGCCTTTTAGTTGGATAAGACCTAGGAGAACGGTTAGTAGACTTATAGTTTGCAAAAGATTTAAGTCATAGGTGAGAACACCCTAGCGTGAATGGTATTATCTAACCAACAGCAATGGAGCTTGAGATGTCAGTATTTCTGACGGACCTACCCAACTGGAATAGCTTTGCTGAGCGATCCCTAGCTGGTGATAGGCTCTCTCGGGAAGAAGCGCGTGCTGTCCTGAGTGCTCCTGATGATGTGCTGCTCGAACAGTTGGCTGCTGCCTACCGGGTCCGCAAACACTATTGGGGAAATCGGGTCCGGTTACACTTCCTACTCAATGCCCAAAGCGGGCTGTGCCCCGAAGACTGCCACTACTGCTCCCAATCCAAAATCTCGACCGCTGAGATTCAAAAATATCCACTCCTCGCCCAAGAAAAGATTCTGGATGCCGCCCGTCAAGCCCAAGTATTCAAGGCTGGGACTTTTTGTATCGTTATCTCCGGGCGCTCCCCCAACGAAGCCACGTTTAGCCGCGTCCTGGAAGCTGTCCGCACCGTCAAAGCCAACTATGACTTAAAAATTTGCGCCTGCCTGGGGCTCTTGAGTGCCGAGCAGACCCAACGGCTGGCTGAAGCAGGGGTAGACCGTGTAAACCACAATCTCAACACCTCCGCAGACCACCACACCAATATCTGTTCTACACATACTTTTGCGGACCGGGTGAGCACTATCGAGCACGTCAAGTCCGCTGGGATCACCACCTGCTCGGGGGGGATTATCGGCATGGGGGAGTCTGATGACGATGTGATCGATCTGGCGCTCTCTCTGCGGGCGTTGGGGGTGACTAGTGTCCCTGTCAATTTCTTGATTCCTATTCCCGGCACACCCCTCGCCGAACTAAGCCATCTGGACCCGCGCCGCTGCCTGCGGGTTCTCGCTCTGTTTCGGTTTTTACTGCCATCCCAAGAGATCCGCATTGCCGGAGGACGGGAGGTCCATCTCCGGTCGCTCCAACCCCTCGGGCTGTACCCAGCCAACTCGATCTTCATCGGCGACTATCTAACAACCCCAGGACAAGCCGCCCAAGCTGACTTCCAGATGATCCGCGACGCGGGTTTTGTTTTGGAGGCAGCGGACGGTTCTCCTCTGGCTGAGCAGCCTATACAGTCCATTCTTGATACCCCTGGAGGTGAGCACCCTGTCCCAGATGTCCTCATACCGCGTTGACCGCAGGCGTGCCCGTCGCCGTCGTTGGCCCTTACCGACCCTGGCTGACCTGCTTTGGGCTGCCTTGGGCCTGGAGCTGACGGTAGCCGGGACACTGGTGCAACTATATCTGCCGGATTCCTTGCCCCAAGCGGTCTTTTGGCAGTGGCCCCCGGTGATTATCTGGAGTTGGGAGCCATCCTATGTCTTTTCGTTGCAGGTAGCCGCAGTCTTGCTTACCGCCGTAGCGGGAGGCCCCCTGGCGGGTTTCCTGGCTCAGGTAGCTTATCTGGCGCTGGGGCTGTGGAAGTTTCCTCTTTTTTATGAGGGCGGGGGGCTAGAGTACCTGCACCACCCCGCTATCGGCTACCTGTTTGGATTTATCCCTGGAGCATGGCTCACCGGAGTCCTCGCTTTTCGGCAGCAGTCGAGCCTGAATTGGCTGGCGAGCAGTTGTTTGGCGGGGCTTGCAGCCATTCATCTCTCGGGTGTCGTGGGGCTTATTTCCCATTACGGCTGGAGTTGGAACCTACTGGAGGCCGTGACCCAGTATTCGCTGCTGCCGCTCTTGGGACAGTTCATCGGCATTCTGGGCGTAAGCTTGGTAGGGTTCGGCCTGAGGCGCTTATTTTTTACCTAAACTTAAAGGATAAATTTTT encodes:
- the bioB gene encoding biotin synthase BioB, with product MSVFLTDLPNWNSFAERSLAGDRLSREEARAVLSAPDDVLLEQLAAAYRVRKHYWGNRVRLHFLLNAQSGLCPEDCHYCSQSKISTAEIQKYPLLAQEKILDAARQAQVFKAGTFCIVISGRSPNEATFSRVLEAVRTVKANYDLKICACLGLLSAEQTQRLAEAGVDRVNHNLNTSADHHTNICSTHTFADRVSTIEHVKSAGITTCSGGIIGMGESDDDVIDLALSLRALGVTSVPVNFLIPIPGTPLAELSHLDPRRCLRVLALFRFLLPSQEIRIAGGREVHLRSLQPLGLYPANSIFIGDYLTTPGQAAQADFQMIRDAGFVLEAADGSPLAEQPIQSILDTPGGEHPVPDVLIPR
- a CDS encoding biotin transporter BioY; this encodes MSSYRVDRRRARRRRWPLPTLADLLWAALGLELTVAGTLVQLYLPDSLPQAVFWQWPPVIIWSWEPSYVFSLQVAAVLLTAVAGGPLAGFLAQVAYLALGLWKFPLFYEGGGLEYLHHPAIGYLFGFIPGAWLTGVLAFRQQSSLNWLASSCLAGLAAIHLSGVVGLISHYGWSWNLLEAVTQYSLLPLLGQFIGILGVSLVGFGLRRLFFT